A genomic stretch from Neosynechococcus sphagnicola sy1 includes:
- a CDS encoding EAL domain-containing protein — protein MMHSINESGEICDVNCKWLQETGYSREEVMGQSFDFLMTPESAAHAHQTVVPEFWQQGYAHNIPYQYLKKDGTVMDVLLNCVATTDPTGHPISLSVVQDVTQRKLAEAALRQAEEKYRSIVENAVEGIFQSTLEGYYLTANSMLARIYGYQSPDDLVNNLTDIQHQLYVDPERREDFRQLMQQQGYVQSFESQVFRKDGSMIWISESARAIRDETGEIIGYEGTVEDITARKSAEVRLYRRDVLLQGVAEATNHLLTEPNYDVAIAKMLAALGLATGVDRVYIYEHHPHPTTGDIAMSMRFEWTREGIVPTIQKPYWQNQSYENFGMGRWYETFTVGKSIKGIIQEFPASEREILQQDNIQSIIMVPIHIDGQCWGYIGFDDCQAERCWSRSEESILQAMAASIGGALKRQQAEATIRYQAFHDLLTNLPNRTLFNDHLLLALASARRHRTPLAVMFLDVDRFKTINDTLGHAAGDRLLQRITERLLSCLRGGDTIARWGGDEFTLLLPQITSIQDVANIAQRALEALKRPFHINMQELHVTSSIGIALFPQDGEDVETLLRNADAALYRAKDQGRNNYQFYLPTMNSTASALLVMENDLHRALERREFVLYYQPQVNIHTWKITGMEALLRWQHPERGLVSPQEFISLAEETGLIVPIGEWVLRTACAQNQAWQAAGLPPMRVSVNLSARQFQQPNLVTTVARILQETELAPKFLELEITETTVMQNIDFTSGMLHDLQQMGISLSMDDFGTGYSSLGYLKQFPLQTLKIDRSFVRDLKTSPKDAAIVTALVTLGQGLNLNVVAEGVETLEQLEKLRSLQCGEIQGFLFSPPLPVPEAAALIQNYSPCQD, from the coding sequence ATGATGCACTCCATCAATGAATCTGGGGAGATTTGTGATGTCAACTGCAAGTGGTTGCAGGAGACGGGCTATAGCCGTGAGGAAGTGATGGGGCAGTCCTTCGACTTTTTGATGACTCCAGAGTCCGCAGCCCATGCACACCAAACCGTGGTCCCAGAATTCTGGCAGCAGGGCTATGCCCATAACATTCCCTATCAGTACCTGAAGAAAGACGGGACAGTGATGGATGTGTTGCTCAATTGTGTCGCTACGACGGATCCAACGGGGCATCCGATTAGCCTCTCGGTGGTGCAGGATGTCACCCAACGCAAACTCGCTGAAGCAGCACTGCGGCAGGCGGAGGAAAAGTATCGCAGTATTGTTGAGAATGCGGTTGAAGGGATTTTCCAATCCACATTGGAAGGCTACTATCTCACCGCCAACTCAATGTTGGCACGGATCTACGGCTACCAGTCTCCGGATGATTTAGTCAACAACCTCACCGATATTCAGCATCAGCTCTATGTTGATCCGGAGCGCCGGGAGGACTTCAGGCAATTGATGCAGCAGCAGGGATACGTTCAGAGCTTTGAATCCCAGGTGTTTCGTAAAGATGGCAGTATGATCTGGATCTCCGAGAGTGCGCGGGCGATTCGGGACGAGACGGGGGAAATCATCGGCTACGAGGGCACCGTTGAAGACATCACCGCCCGTAAGTCTGCGGAGGTACGGCTCTATCGGCGGGATGTGCTGTTGCAAGGGGTTGCAGAAGCCACCAACCACCTGTTAACGGAACCCAACTATGACGTGGCGATCGCCAAAATGCTGGCAGCGCTGGGTTTGGCGACGGGGGTGGATCGGGTCTATATCTACGAGCATCATCCCCACCCAACCACGGGGGATATAGCCATGAGTATGCGCTTTGAATGGACCCGCGAGGGCATTGTCCCCACCATTCAAAAGCCCTACTGGCAAAACCAATCCTATGAAAACTTTGGCATGGGTCGGTGGTATGAGACCTTTACAGTTGGGAAGTCGATTAAAGGGATCATCCAAGAGTTCCCAGCCAGTGAACGGGAAATTCTCCAACAGGATAATATCCAGTCCATCATCATGGTGCCGATCCATATTGACGGCCAGTGCTGGGGATACATTGGCTTTGATGATTGCCAAGCCGAACGGTGCTGGTCTCGCAGTGAAGAATCGATCCTCCAGGCAATGGCCGCGAGTATTGGGGGGGCGCTGAAGCGCCAGCAAGCCGAAGCCACCATCCGCTATCAAGCGTTTCATGATCTGCTGACCAACCTGCCCAATCGCACCTTGTTTAACGATCATTTGCTCCTAGCTTTGGCCTCAGCCCGTCGTCACCGGACTCCACTGGCGGTGATGTTTCTGGATGTGGATCGGTTCAAAACCATTAATGACACCCTGGGTCATGCAGCGGGCGATCGGCTACTGCAACGGATTACGGAACGTCTCTTGAGCTGTCTCCGCGGCGGAGACACCATCGCCCGCTGGGGCGGGGATGAATTTACCCTGTTGCTGCCCCAGATAACGTCGATTCAGGATGTCGCCAACATCGCCCAACGAGCGTTGGAGGCTTTGAAGCGACCTTTTCACATCAATATGCAGGAGCTACATGTCACGTCGAGTATTGGCATTGCCCTGTTCCCCCAGGATGGGGAGGATGTGGAAACCCTGTTGCGGAATGCAGACGCGGCCCTCTATCGCGCCAAAGATCAGGGGCGTAACAACTACCAGTTTTATCTGCCCACCATGAACTCCACTGCTTCGGCGTTACTGGTGATGGAAAATGATTTGCATCGGGCGCTGGAACGGCGTGAATTTGTCCTTTACTATCAACCGCAGGTTAACATTCATACCTGGAAGATCACAGGCATGGAGGCCTTACTCCGCTGGCAGCATCCGGAACGAGGTCTGGTTTCTCCCCAAGAATTTATCTCCCTGGCGGAAGAAACTGGCCTGATTGTCCCCATTGGTGAATGGGTTCTACGCACCGCCTGTGCTCAAAATCAAGCTTGGCAGGCGGCGGGACTCCCCCCGATGCGCGTTTCTGTCAACCTCTCAGCTCGACAGTTTCAACAGCCGAATTTGGTAACAACGGTGGCTCGGATTTTGCAAGAAACCGAGCTGGCTCCAAAATTTCTGGAGTTAGAAATCACAGAAACCACGGTGATGCAGAACATCGACTTCACCAGTGGCATGCTCCATGATCTGCAACAGATGGGGATTTCTCTGTCCATGGATGACTTTGGCACTGGCTATTCTTCCCTGGGCTATTTGAAGCAGTTTCCCCTGCAAACCTTGAAAATCGATCGCTCCTTTGTACGAGATCTGAAGACCAGCCCCAAGGATGCAGCCATTGTCACGGCGTTGGTGACCCTGGGTCAGGGTTTAAACTTAAACGTGGTGGCTGAGGGGGTGGAAACCTTAGAACAACTGGAAAAGCTGCGATCGCTCCAGTGTGGAGAAATTCAAGGCTTTCTTTTCAGTCCTCCCCTCCCCGTACCTGAGGCCGCCGCCTTGATTCAGAACTATAGCCCTTGCCAGGACTGA
- the uvrC gene encoding excinuclease ABC subunit UvrC, whose product MVSAKLPPLFQDPDRLESRLQEIPMEPGIYYMRDREDQILYIGKSKRLRSRVRSYFRDRHNHSPRIDLMVRQIVEIEFIVTDSEAEALALEANLIKQHQPHFNVLLKDDKKYPYVCITWSETYPRIFITRKRYLGNIKDRYYGPYVDSHLLRSTLYLSKRLFPLRQRPQPLFKDRPCLNYDIGRCPGVCQQLITPEDYRKTVQKVAMVFQGRTEELVESLTVQMQQAATGLNFEQAARLRDQIHGLKSLGAEQKVALPDDTVSRDAIALVADDQNACVQLFQIRAGRLVGRLGFIAETAVAEPGAILQRVLEEHYQQVDAVEIPTEILVQHDLPEAEMLATFLSDRKGRKVTILTPQRQTKAELIDMVERNAGYELARMQRVADRNTQAMQDLAELLDLPELPHRIEGYDISHIQGSDAVASQVVFIKGLPAKQHYRHYKIKNPTVTLGHSDDFASLAEVMGRRFRKYSPLGSTPIDRQLGALEPTSGGKPKVLGRDSDWPDLIMIDGGKGQLSAVVAVLRELDLLDHLRVVSLAKQREEIFLPGESAPLATDPEQPGVQLLRRLRDEAHRFAVSFHRQQRSDRLRRSRLDEIPGLGHHRQKQLLAVFRSLDYIREATPEQLATVPGIGPHIAQEIYAYFHPESQPGEV is encoded by the coding sequence ATGGTGTCTGCAAAACTTCCCCCCCTGTTTCAAGACCCTGATCGCCTGGAAAGTCGGCTCCAAGAGATTCCCATGGAACCCGGCATTTACTACATGCGCGATCGCGAGGATCAGATTCTCTATATCGGCAAATCCAAGCGACTGCGGTCACGGGTACGTTCCTATTTCCGCGATCGCCACAATCACAGTCCCCGCATTGACCTGATGGTGCGGCAGATTGTGGAGATTGAGTTTATTGTCACCGATAGCGAAGCCGAAGCCCTGGCCCTGGAAGCCAATCTGATCAAGCAACACCAACCCCACTTCAATGTGCTGCTCAAAGATGATAAGAAATATCCCTACGTCTGCATCACCTGGTCAGAGACCTATCCCCGGATCTTTATTACCCGCAAACGCTATCTAGGCAATATCAAAGACCGCTATTACGGCCCCTACGTTGACAGCCATTTACTTCGGAGTACCCTCTACCTCTCTAAGCGGCTCTTTCCCCTGCGGCAACGTCCCCAGCCCCTGTTTAAGGATCGCCCCTGCCTTAACTACGATATTGGTCGGTGTCCGGGGGTGTGTCAGCAGTTAATTACCCCGGAGGATTACCGCAAAACCGTGCAAAAGGTGGCGATGGTGTTTCAGGGACGGACTGAGGAGCTGGTGGAATCCCTCACGGTACAAATGCAGCAGGCTGCTACTGGCTTAAATTTTGAGCAGGCTGCTCGACTCCGGGATCAAATTCACGGTCTCAAAAGTCTGGGGGCGGAGCAAAAGGTGGCCTTGCCCGATGATACGGTGTCACGGGATGCGATCGCCCTAGTGGCCGATGACCAAAATGCCTGTGTGCAACTCTTCCAGATTCGAGCCGGGCGACTGGTGGGACGCTTGGGCTTTATTGCCGAAACGGCGGTGGCGGAACCGGGCGCGATTTTGCAGCGGGTACTGGAAGAACACTATCAACAGGTTGATGCCGTGGAAATTCCCACGGAAATCCTGGTGCAGCATGACCTGCCCGAAGCCGAGATGCTAGCCACCTTCCTCAGCGATCGCAAAGGCCGCAAAGTCACCATTTTGACCCCTCAACGGCAAACCAAAGCCGAGCTGATAGACATGGTAGAGCGCAACGCTGGGTATGAACTGGCACGGATGCAGCGAGTGGCAGATCGCAATACCCAGGCAATGCAGGATCTGGCAGAATTACTGGATCTCCCCGAACTGCCCCATCGCATTGAAGGCTATGACATCTCCCATATTCAGGGGTCGGATGCCGTCGCCTCCCAAGTGGTATTCATCAAGGGTCTCCCCGCCAAGCAGCACTATCGACATTACAAAATTAAAAATCCGACAGTCACCCTGGGCCACTCCGATGACTTTGCCAGCTTGGCAGAGGTGATGGGGCGACGGTTTCGCAAATATTCCCCCTTGGGCAGCACCCCGATCGATCGGCAGCTAGGGGCACTCGAACCGACCAGTGGTGGCAAACCCAAGGTTCTGGGGAGGGACTCTGATTGGCCCGATCTGATCATGATTGATGGCGGCAAAGGTCAACTTTCAGCGGTGGTTGCCGTCCTGCGGGAGCTGGATCTCCTTGATCACCTGCGGGTCGTCAGTCTGGCAAAACAACGGGAAGAAATTTTTCTACCGGGGGAATCTGCCCCCTTAGCGACTGACCCCGAACAACCCGGTGTGCAACTGCTACGCCGTCTGCGGGATGAGGCTCACCGCTTTGCCGTCAGCTTTCACCGTCAGCAACGCAGCGATCGCCTGCGTCGATCTCGCCTGGATGAAATTCCTGGACTGGGACACCATCGCCAAAAGCAACTGCTCGCCGTCTTCCGATCCCTAGACTACATCCGTGAAGCCACCCCGGAACAACTGGCAACCGTTCCCGGCATTGGCCCCCACATTGCCCAGGAGATCTATGCCTACTTCCATCCCGAGTCTCAACCGGGGGAGGTTTGA
- the lgt gene encoding prolipoprotein diacylglyceryl transferase, producing MQTVHLLLTFTSPGPILFEWGPLVIRWYGLLIAIAVLVGINLSQFLAQRRQVNPEIMADLAIWLVIAAIPCARLYYVAFQWQEYAADPSKIIAIWQGGIAIHGAILGGMAAALLFARLRRVPFWQLADLVAPALILGQTIGRWGNFFNSEAFGRPTDLPWKLYIPPTHRPLGYTNFEYFHPTFLYESLWDLSVFALLLSLFFWSLHRQPPLKVGTLFLVYLVSYSLGRLWIEGLRMDSLMLGPLRIAQLVSLGAIALGVIGLLWLYRLDRALPDVVTSEQASPS from the coding sequence ATGCAGACTGTTCACTTACTGCTGACCTTCACCTCACCGGGACCTATCCTCTTTGAATGGGGGCCGCTGGTGATTCGTTGGTATGGGCTGCTAATTGCGATCGCCGTCTTGGTGGGGATTAATCTCTCCCAGTTTTTGGCCCAGCGGCGGCAGGTGAACCCGGAAATCATGGCAGATCTGGCAATTTGGTTGGTGATCGCCGCCATTCCCTGTGCCCGTCTTTACTATGTTGCCTTTCAATGGCAGGAATATGCCGCCGATCCCAGCAAAATCATTGCCATCTGGCAGGGAGGCATTGCCATCCATGGCGCGATCCTGGGGGGGATGGCAGCGGCGCTGCTATTTGCCCGTTTGCGGCGGGTACCCTTCTGGCAGTTGGCCGATCTCGTGGCACCCGCTCTGATTCTGGGGCAAACCATTGGGCGCTGGGGCAATTTCTTTAATTCCGAAGCCTTTGGTCGTCCCACTGACCTGCCCTGGAAGTTATATATTCCACCCACGCACCGTCCCCTGGGTTACACCAATTTTGAGTACTTTCACCCCACCTTTCTCTACGAGTCTCTGTGGGATCTGTCAGTCTTTGCCCTGTTGTTGAGCCTCTTCTTTTGGAGCTTGCACCGTCAACCCCCGTTGAAGGTAGGGACGCTGTTTCTGGTGTATCTGGTGAGCTATAGCCTGGGTCGCCTGTGGATTGAAGGGTTGCGAATGGACAGTCTGATGTTGGGGCCGCTCAGAATTGCCCAATTGGTGAGTCTGGGGGCGATCGCCCTAGGAGTGATCGGCTTGCTCTGGCTGTATCGACTGGATCGGGCTTTACCAGATGTTGTTACCAGTGAGCAGGCTTCCCCTAGCTAA
- the cobM gene encoding precorrin-4 C(11)-methyltransferase, producing MTLQPAVYLVGAGPGDPDLLTVKAQKILAQADVILVADSLVPRQILQGVRSEAEIIPTANKTLEEILPFMVERVQSGKSVVRLQSGDPSLYSAIHEQMQALQSAAIPFEVVPGISAYQAAAATLQVELTVPGLVQTIILTRISGRTEVPDREALASLAAHQASLCLYLSARHVQSAQTQLLQHYPADTPVALCYRLGWPDEKIWLVPLGEMAVTTERENLIRTTLYVISPALKAAPARSRLYHPEHSHLFRRESSG from the coding sequence ATGACCCTTCAACCCGCCGTCTATCTTGTGGGGGCTGGCCCTGGCGATCCCGATCTGCTGACAGTCAAAGCGCAGAAGATATTAGCTCAGGCAGATGTGATCCTGGTAGCTGATTCACTGGTGCCGCGCCAGATTTTGCAAGGGGTTCGGTCGGAGGCCGAAATTATTCCTACAGCCAACAAAACCTTGGAAGAGATTCTGCCCTTCATGGTTGAGCGGGTGCAGAGTGGCAAGTCTGTTGTCCGGCTGCAATCCGGAGATCCCAGCCTTTACAGTGCTATTCATGAGCAGATGCAGGCATTACAATCAGCGGCAATTCCCTTTGAGGTGGTTCCCGGCATTAGTGCTTATCAGGCAGCCGCCGCCACATTACAGGTGGAACTGACCGTTCCGGGACTGGTACAAACTATTATCTTGACCCGCATCAGTGGGCGGACTGAAGTACCAGATCGAGAGGCATTGGCATCCCTAGCGGCTCATCAAGCCAGTTTATGTCTGTACTTGAGTGCCCGCCATGTGCAGAGCGCCCAAACCCAATTACTCCAGCACTACCCAGCAGATACCCCCGTTGCCCTCTGTTATCGATTAGGCTGGCCGGACGAGAAAATTTGGCTGGTTCCCCTAGGGGAAATGGCTGTGACCACAGAGCGCGAAAATCTGATTCGGACGACCCTCTACGTCATCAGTCCAGCACTCAAGGCAGCACCCGCCCGCTCTCGACTTTACCATCCCGAGCATTCCCACTTGTTTCGTCGTGAATCTAGTGGGTAA
- a CDS encoding pentapeptide repeat-containing protein, whose translation MRLRCWPLWGWVIALLVVLMGLPLPVQAASSAAIRAYDDAAAIAKDYSGQSLLQVEFGAAELAGANFSGADLRGAVFNGAMLTKANWHGVNFSNGIAYLSNLSGIDFTDAILTDAMLLKSNFRGAQVTGADFSNAVLDRQQVVLLCQSASGVNSVTGVATRESLGCP comes from the coding sequence ATGCGTCTACGTTGTTGGCCTCTTTGGGGATGGGTAATAGCCTTGCTCGTGGTGCTGATGGGGTTGCCACTGCCGGTGCAGGCGGCTAGCTCCGCCGCGATTCGCGCCTATGATGATGCAGCTGCGATCGCCAAGGATTATTCCGGCCAAAGCTTGTTGCAAGTAGAATTTGGTGCTGCCGAGCTAGCGGGGGCTAACTTCAGCGGTGCCGATCTGCGAGGTGCAGTGTTCAACGGGGCAATGCTCACCAAGGCCAACTGGCATGGGGTCAACTTCAGTAATGGCATTGCCTACCTCAGTAACCTGTCGGGCATAGATTTCACCGATGCCATTTTGACGGATGCGATGCTGCTTAAATCTAACTTTCGGGGCGCTCAGGTAACCGGAGCAGACTTTAGTAATGCGGTGCTAGATCGGCAGCAAGTGGTACTGTTATGCCAATCGGCCAGTGGGGTTAACTCTGTCACAGGCGTTGCTACCCGTGAGTCTTTGGGCTGTCCATAA
- a CDS encoding AI-2E family transporter, translating to MRRSANLQRLLLLGLTCPVIGLNVWILSQVYRYFEGLFSLLAVAAILSFLLNYPVRWLERTKFSRTQAVSVVLLVALTLLVVLGVTLVPTVIEQSVQLFRKIPDWLTEAQQNIQHLDFWARQRRLPINLQDLANQVNRRIEDQVQALVSQVLGLALGTVSGLVNFLLVIVLAFYMLLYGDRLWQGVIKLLPRRFGTSLSASLQLNFHNFLISQLLLGLFMFVALTPIFWLMGVSFALLFALIIGVANLIPLIGAALGIGLVILLVMFQNLWLSLQVAIAAVVVQQIKDNLLGPRLMGDIIGLNPIWIFVALLAGGQIAGLLGVFVAVPIAGTIKLTFDELRHPYRRPSLKAAHPVDAATPGDSDPLG from the coding sequence ATGCGCCGTTCAGCAAACCTTCAACGACTGCTGCTGCTGGGCTTGACCTGCCCGGTGATTGGGCTGAATGTGTGGATTTTGTCCCAGGTCTATCGCTACTTTGAGGGCTTGTTTTCCCTGCTGGCGGTGGCGGCGATTCTGTCCTTTTTGCTCAACTACCCGGTACGTTGGCTAGAGCGCACTAAGTTTTCCCGCACTCAAGCCGTGTCGGTGGTGCTGCTGGTTGCCCTGACGCTCCTAGTGGTACTGGGGGTGACGTTAGTCCCCACGGTGATTGAGCAAAGTGTGCAGTTGTTTCGGAAAATTCCCGACTGGCTTACCGAAGCCCAACAAAATATTCAACACCTAGACTTTTGGGCTCGCCAGCGACGACTGCCCATCAACCTCCAGGATCTAGCCAATCAGGTCAATCGTCGCATTGAAGACCAGGTGCAAGCCCTCGTCTCTCAGGTTTTGGGGCTGGCCCTGGGAACAGTTTCGGGGCTGGTCAACTTTTTATTGGTGATTGTCCTGGCGTTTTACATGCTGCTGTATGGCGATCGCCTGTGGCAGGGAGTGATCAAGCTCTTGCCCCGGCGCTTTGGCACTTCATTGAGTGCCTCTCTGCAACTGAATTTTCATAACTTTCTGATCAGTCAGTTGCTGCTGGGGCTGTTTATGTTTGTCGCCCTCACCCCGATCTTTTGGCTGATGGGGGTGTCCTTTGCCCTGTTATTTGCCCTGATTATCGGGGTAGCGAATTTGATCCCCCTCATCGGTGCGGCGCTGGGCATTGGCCTGGTGATTTTACTGGTGATGTTTCAAAATCTCTGGCTGTCCCTACAAGTGGCGATCGCGGCGGTGGTGGTTCAGCAAATTAAAGATAACCTCCTGGGACCTCGCTTGATGGGGGATATCATTGGTCTCAACCCCATCTGGATCTTTGTGGCGCTGCTGGCCGGGGGGCAAATTGCTGGATTGCTGGGGGTCTTTGTCGCTGTCCCCATTGCTGGCACCATTAAGCTCACCTTTGATGAACTCCGTCATCCCTACCGTCGCCCCTCCTTAAAGGCCGCTCATCCCGTCGATGCAGCAACCCCTGGCGACTCGGACCCTTTGGGTTGA
- the rseP gene encoding RIP metalloprotease RseP, with the protein MSVLAAIAVLALLIVVHELGHFLAARFQGIHVNRFSIGFGPILWKYQGPETEYALRGFPLGGYVGFPDDDPDSEIPPDDPNLLRNRPLLDRAIVISAGVIANLIFAYFLLVVQVGILGVPAASQPGVLIPQVIANVNSPAVKAGLQPGDVILQANGETFGTSLDTISDLKQLIKTSPGKPIQLTLQRGTEEMALTVTPTTGAKGEGLIGVQLKSNGTLVRQHPSNSLVVLGVAASEFQRIVVMTVQGFGQLISNFQETASQVAGPVKIVEIGSTLARSDITSLFQFAALISINLAILNILPLPALDGGQLVFLVIEGLRGKPLPTQIQDGIMQTGLMLLMGLGVFLIIRDTAELLQQ; encoded by the coding sequence ATGTCAGTTTTGGCGGCGATCGCTGTTTTGGCACTTCTGATCGTGGTTCATGAACTAGGGCACTTTCTAGCCGCCCGATTTCAAGGAATCCATGTGAATCGGTTTTCCATTGGCTTTGGGCCAATCCTGTGGAAATATCAAGGGCCAGAGACAGAGTATGCCTTACGGGGCTTCCCCTTAGGCGGCTATGTCGGATTCCCAGATGATGATCCCGACAGCGAGATCCCGCCAGATGATCCCAACCTCCTCCGCAACCGTCCGTTACTGGATCGGGCGATCGTGATCAGCGCTGGGGTGATCGCCAATCTGATCTTTGCTTACTTTCTACTGGTGGTGCAGGTCGGCATCCTTGGGGTTCCCGCCGCCAGTCAACCGGGGGTGTTGATCCCGCAAGTCATCGCCAATGTTAACAGTCCGGCGGTCAAGGCAGGTCTGCAACCGGGAGATGTGATTTTACAAGCCAATGGGGAGACGTTTGGTACCTCTCTGGATACCATCAGTGACCTGAAGCAGTTAATTAAAACCAGTCCCGGCAAGCCGATTCAACTCACCCTCCAACGGGGGACTGAGGAAATGGCTCTGACGGTTACCCCGACCACGGGAGCCAAAGGCGAAGGCTTGATCGGGGTGCAACTCAAAAGTAATGGCACCCTGGTCAGACAGCACCCCTCCAACTCCCTTGTGGTGCTGGGCGTAGCTGCCAGTGAGTTTCAGCGGATTGTGGTGATGACGGTGCAGGGTTTTGGTCAGTTGATCAGCAACTTTCAGGAAACCGCCAGTCAGGTGGCGGGGCCAGTGAAAATTGTCGAAATTGGCTCCACCCTAGCCCGTTCAGATATCACGAGTCTGTTCCAATTTGCGGCTCTGATCAGCATTAACCTGGCGATCCTCAATATCTTGCCCTTACCGGCACTGGATGGGGGACAACTGGTGTTTCTGGTGATTGAAGGGTTGCGAGGCAAGCCCCTCCCCACCCAGATTCAGGATGGGATCATGCAAACGGGTCTGATGTTACTCATGGGGCTGGGGGTATTTCTGATCATTCGTGATACGGCAGAGCTACTGCAACAGTGA
- the nth gene encoding endonuclease III, giving the protein MSITRKLSAKQQRAREILTRLKRLYPDATCTLTYETPVQLLVATMLSAQCTDERVNLVTPELFRRFPDATALATADLEELETLVRSTGFYRNKAKHIQAACQLLVREFGGEVPRLMEDLLRLPGVARKTANVVLAHGFGLNMGVTVDTHVKRLSHRLGLTQQPDPIHIERDLMRLIPQPDWENWSIRLIYHGRAVCNARHPQCDRCALADLCAAVDLTKVSRETLALVAQSHLPPQAFSL; this is encoded by the coding sequence GTGAGTATTACCCGGAAATTATCCGCCAAACAACAGCGCGCCAGGGAAATTCTGACGCGGTTAAAGCGGCTTTATCCCGATGCCACCTGTACCCTCACCTACGAAACCCCGGTGCAATTGCTGGTGGCCACGATGCTCTCCGCCCAATGCACCGACGAGCGGGTCAATTTGGTGACGCCGGAGCTGTTTCGGCGCTTTCCCGATGCCACTGCCCTAGCGACGGCTGATCTGGAGGAACTGGAAACCCTGGTGCGCTCCACAGGTTTTTACCGTAACAAGGCCAAGCATATTCAGGCTGCCTGCCAGTTGCTTGTGCGGGAGTTCGGGGGGGAAGTCCCCCGGCTGATGGAGGATTTGCTGCGGCTGCCGGGGGTGGCGCGGAAGACTGCAAATGTGGTGCTGGCCCACGGATTTGGTTTGAACATGGGGGTCACGGTTGATACCCATGTAAAACGGCTGAGTCATCGCTTGGGATTAACCCAGCAGCCTGATCCGATTCATATTGAGCGCGATTTAATGCGCCTGATCCCCCAGCCCGACTGGGAAAATTGGTCAATACGCCTGATCTATCACGGTCGCGCCGTCTGCAATGCTCGCCATCCCCAGTGCGATCGCTGTGCCCTCGCCGATCTGTGTGCTGCGGTTGATCTGACTAAAGTCAGCCGAGAAACCTTAGCGCTGGTTGCCCAAAGTCATCTGCCGCCCCAGGCATTTTCTCTCTAA
- a CDS encoding SH3 domain-containing protein, with the protein MWSGFLKLILGMALALVLLIAGGSAISWLLMSRLIGSPPKPEFENDHPLSKNQPTPVVLVSPTPVKPTQATVTPTPSPQPGAFSARISWPQGVTVRDRPATDGSRVTGVDFNAQVTVLENSADGIWQRIRLENGREGWIKAGNLEPLATNRPQR; encoded by the coding sequence ATGTGGTCTGGTTTCCTGAAGCTGATTCTGGGTATGGCACTGGCTCTAGTGCTACTGATTGCCGGTGGGAGTGCCATCTCTTGGTTACTAATGAGTCGGCTGATTGGTTCGCCGCCCAAGCCTGAGTTTGAAAATGATCATCCCTTGTCCAAGAATCAGCCAACCCCGGTCGTCCTGGTTTCCCCGACTCCAGTGAAGCCGACTCAGGCGACCGTGACCCCCACGCCCAGTCCGCAACCGGGAGCTTTTAGCGCCCGCATTTCTTGGCCCCAAGGGGTGACGGTGCGAGATCGTCCCGCAACCGATGGCAGCCGTGTTACTGGGGTTGACTTCAATGCCCAGGTGACCGTCCTGGAGAATAGCGCCGATGGCATCTGGCAACGCATCCGCCTCGAAAATGGTCGTGAAGGGTGGATCAAAGCGGGCAACTTAGAGCCCCTGGCAACGAATCGTCCCCAACGATAG